In Campylobacter sp. VBCF_01 NA2, one DNA window encodes the following:
- a CDS encoding cupin domain-containing protein, protein MKNYTFARLDSNERVEFKELLGLSGCEISLNTLPAGISVPFVHAHVQNEEVYIVLEGSGKLFIDGEEIAIAKGDIFKIDPSGERCISAGDETIRFLCIQVKAGSLEQYTDTDGVLREGIKPSWLFNVK, encoded by the coding sequence ATGAAAAACTACACTTTTGCAAGGCTCGATAGCAACGAGCGCGTCGAGTTTAAAGAGCTTTTGGGTCTAAGCGGTTGCGAGATTAGCTTAAACACCCTGCCGGCGGGCATTAGCGTGCCTTTCGTGCATGCGCATGTCCAAAACGAAGAGGTCTATATCGTCCTTGAAGGTAGCGGCAAGCTTTTCATCGACGGCGAAGAAATCGCAATCGCTAAGGGCGATATTTTCAAAATCGATCCAAGCGGCGAACGCTGTATCAGCGCTGGCGATGAGACGATTAGATTCCTTTGTATCCAGGTCAAGGCAGGCTCTTTGGAGCAATACACCGACACCGACGGCGTTTTGCGCGAGGGGATTAAGCCAAGCTGGCTATTTAATGTAAAATAG
- a CDS encoding phenylpyruvate tautomerase MIF-related protein — MPYIDAKFSAKFDEKTLQSVAGALCNAVSEAFGKKSESIMSAVECDKALFISQNAVANGAYIAISLLGISVEKQKCEVCVRLVSEALRGFGINPDEVYVTFHPILLWGRGEKMF; from the coding sequence ATGCCGTATATCGATGCGAAATTTAGCGCGAAATTTGATGAAAAAACACTACAAAGCGTCGCGGGTGCGCTTTGTAATGCCGTAAGTGAGGCGTTTGGCAAAAAAAGTGAGAGCATAATGAGCGCGGTAGAGTGCGACAAGGCGCTTTTTATCTCGCAAAATGCGGTTGCAAATGGCGCGTATATCGCAATCTCGCTGCTAGGAATTAGCGTAGAAAAGCAAAAATGCGAGGTTTGCGTTAGGCTTGTGAGCGAGGCGTTGCGTGGCTTTGGCATAAACCCCGATGAGGTGTATGTGACATTTCACCCAATCCTGCTATGGGGCAGAGGCGAGAAGATGTTTTAG
- a CDS encoding type II secretion system protein codes for MKKAFSMVELVFVIVIVGILVGVALPRLQASRDDALVVAAKNDLKTALSDVIAYNLTQGRYSTNIKDMTSVDFKNSVFRVKKRDCLKFIFHGMSVMEVRIDRAGLCGRVLEGSAVEPYLKMDAGELKHSDSVSYIPLDSSTISAINGAKF; via the coding sequence ATGAAAAAAGCATTTAGTATGGTTGAGCTTGTTTTTGTGATTGTGATTGTTGGGATTTTGGTTGGCGTTGCGCTTCCACGCTTACAAGCTTCGAGAGATGATGCCTTGGTCGTGGCGGCCAAAAACGACCTAAAAACCGCACTTAGCGATGTCATCGCCTATAATCTCACGCAGGGGCGGTATTCGACCAATATCAAGGACATGACGAGCGTGGATTTTAAAAACAGCGTTTTTCGCGTGAAAAAGCGGGATTGTTTGAAGTTTATTTTCCACGGCATGAGCGTTATGGAGGTGCGGATTGATAGAGCTGGGCTGTGCGGGAGAGTGCTAGAAGGCTCTGCGGTCGAACCATACCTCAAAATGGACGCAGGAGAGCTCAAACACAGCGATAGCGTATCATATATCCCGCTGGATAGTTCGACGATTTCTGCGATAAATGGAGCGAAATTTTAG
- a CDS encoding transporter substrate-binding domain-containing protein, with the protein MKKFLLALAVLATSAFSYSLDEIRARGEIRIGVYDAEPPFGELVNGKFEGFEVELAEILAKRIFGEKQGHISLMGVTNDVRFPLLQENKADMIVAAVSVTPERAHLADFTAPYFTVNLGLLTRKGSDIKSVLDLKGKKIGALLKTTGEAFLNKEGIPITYCNDSVDCYKKVKNGELDGYVNNNLFVYAYPIFDPTMEVKLSNLGNTVFLSIAIQKGNTSLLEFLNEQIIALSKEGFFTKAYNETFEPFYKGTIDKKYFLLDNVYKSFF; encoded by the coding sequence ATGAAAAAGTTTCTTTTGGCATTGGCTGTCCTTGCGACAAGCGCATTTTCGTATTCGCTCGATGAGATTAGAGCGCGAGGTGAAATCCGTATCGGCGTGTATGACGCTGAACCGCCATTTGGCGAGCTTGTCAATGGTAAATTCGAGGGATTTGAGGTCGAGCTTGCCGAAATTTTGGCAAAAAGGATTTTTGGCGAGAAACAAGGTCACATAAGCCTCATGGGCGTTACCAACGATGTGCGTTTTCCGCTTTTACAAGAAAATAAAGCTGATATGATAGTTGCCGCTGTGTCTGTAACGCCAGAGCGCGCCCATTTAGCCGACTTCACGGCTCCGTATTTTACTGTAAATTTGGGTCTTCTCACCAGAAAAGGTAGCGACATCAAGTCTGTCTTGGATTTAAAAGGCAAAAAAATCGGCGCATTGCTTAAAACCACAGGCGAAGCATTTTTGAATAAAGAGGGGATTCCTATCACTTATTGCAACGACAGCGTCGATTGCTATAAAAAAGTCAAAAATGGCGAACTTGACGGCTATGTCAATAACAACCTTTTTGTCTATGCTTATCCGATTTTTGACCCCACAATGGAGGTCAAACTCTCAAACCTTGGCAACACCGTTTTTCTATCAATCGCAATCCAAAAAGGTAACACAAGTTTGCTTGAATTTTTAAACGAGCAAATCATCGCTCTGAGCAAAGAGGGATTTTTCACAAAAGCCTATAACGAGACCTTTGAGCCGTTTTACAAGGGCACGATTGATAAAAAATACTTCCTACTCGACAATGTTTATAAATCGTTTTTCTAA
- a CDS encoding putative transporter, which translates to MFSSFFKSPKWRLLAWGGLIFILGINLFQTILNVKFNEWYRAFYDMGGEIDKHTIDEFYEAMLLFLWLAMWFIAAAVSERYITRVWVLKWREAMTFSYIGFWRRVERDIEGSSQRIQEDIYRFTKTLEDVGMRIVYAFMTLFAFIPILWGLSSGINLPFIKDIPGSLVWIALAVSVGGLGVSWFVGRYLPRLEYNNQKVEAAFRKELVFAEEDKANYGSEEKLISLFDKLKFNYHKLFLHYLYFDTWLHTYSQILVIVPYLIMGPGLFTKVITLGVLIQTANAFNKVRQSFSVFTENWTTITELRSIHMRLSEFEKNIGYDPKLALQAEFRA; encoded by the coding sequence ATGTTTTCATCGTTTTTCAAAAGTCCAAAATGGCGATTGTTGGCCTGGGGCGGACTAATTTTTATACTCGGTATTAATTTATTTCAAACCATTTTAAATGTCAAATTTAACGAGTGGTATAGGGCGTTTTACGATATGGGTGGCGAGATCGACAAGCACACGATTGATGAGTTTTATGAGGCTATGCTTTTGTTTTTGTGGCTTGCGATGTGGTTTATAGCAGCGGCAGTTTCGGAGCGCTATATCACGCGCGTATGGGTGCTAAAATGGCGAGAGGCGATGACATTTTCATACATTGGCTTTTGGCGCAGGGTAGAGCGCGACATAGAGGGTAGCTCACAGCGTATCCAAGAAGATATTTATCGTTTCACCAAAACCCTCGAAGATGTCGGCATGCGAATTGTCTATGCCTTTATGACGCTATTTGCGTTTATTCCGATTTTATGGGGGCTTAGTAGCGGGATAAATTTGCCCTTTATCAAGGATATTCCGGGCTCTCTTGTTTGGATTGCGCTAGCTGTGAGCGTGGGTGGGCTTGGCGTGTCGTGGTTCGTGGGACGCTACCTGCCACGCCTAGAATACAACAACCAAAAAGTCGAAGCAGCCTTTCGAAAAGAGCTAGTTTTTGCCGAGGAGGACAAGGCGAATTACGGAAGCGAGGAGAAACTCATTTCGCTTTTTGACAAGCTTAAATTTAACTACCACAAGCTATTTTTGCACTATTTGTATTTCGATACTTGGCTTCACACTTACTCGCAAATCCTTGTCATCGTGCCATATCTCATCATGGGGCCAGGGCTTTTTACCAAGGTAATCACGCTTGGCGTGCTAATCCAAACGGCAAATGCCTTTAATAAAGTGCGCCAAAGTTTTAGCGTATTTACGGAGAATTGGACGACGATAACCGAACTTCGCTCAATCCACATGAGGCTTAGCGAGTTTGAGAAAAACATAGGATATGATCCAAAACTAGCCTTACAGGCTGAATTTAGGGCGTAA
- a CDS encoding Mbeg1-like protein, with protein sequence MANINDYLFWRGDLKFSERKFNELDALVLARFSYLPFHKISLCSGGNLGEICENLANLSDDEFLWEGDKTLALNLAQSARFGDLRVSDIERDNDKEAIRQFGALCIHLGVEEIFVSFIGTDNSILGWQEDFNMAFLKELLCQISGLKYLEKIAQKYPHARLKIGGHSKGGNVAIYSALRANPGVHGRIIKVYNYDGPGFLPEFYEQNLSGEILSKIQTYIPNESIIGNLLSHKESIKIVQSSAKLVFAHDIFSWEVGRGDFIYAENLSNSSKIIDKTLSDFMQNTTATQRKIAIEAVFELFNATSLDTFAQIPHNLPLAVPQILQKYKTVAKDDKKMIANMLLQIVSAYLENLAKHTNDKIKDKRQSYKDKFKGKWQI encoded by the coding sequence ATGGCGAATATCAACGACTATCTTTTTTGGCGCGGGGATTTGAAATTTAGCGAGCGTAAATTTAACGAGCTAGACGCGCTTGTTTTGGCGAGATTTTCGTATTTGCCGTTTCATAAAATTTCACTTTGTAGTGGCGGAAATTTGGGTGAAATTTGCGAAAATTTGGCGAATTTAAGCGATGATGAGTTTTTGTGGGAGGGCGATAAAACACTCGCGCTAAATTTAGCCCAAAGCGCGCGTTTTGGGGATTTGCGCGTAAGCGATATAGAGCGAGATAACGACAAAGAGGCAATCAGGCAGTTTGGCGCGCTGTGTATTCATTTGGGCGTGGAAGAAATTTTTGTATCGTTTATCGGCACGGATAATTCGATTTTGGGCTGGCAAGAGGACTTTAACATGGCGTTTTTAAAAGAGCTTCTTTGCCAAATTTCAGGGCTTAAATATCTAGAAAAAATCGCGCAAAAATATCCGCATGCGCGCCTTAAAATCGGCGGACACTCAAAGGGCGGAAATGTGGCGATTTACTCGGCGCTTAGGGCAAATCCCGGCGTGCATGGTCGCATAATAAAGGTCTATAACTACGATGGACCGGGGTTTTTGCCGGAATTTTACGAGCAAAATTTGAGTGGCGAAATTTTATCAAAAATCCAAACCTATATCCCAAATGAGAGCATTATCGGAAATCTGCTAAGCCACAAAGAGAGCATAAAAATCGTGCAATCAAGCGCCAAACTTGTCTTTGCGCACGATATTTTTAGCTGGGAGGTGGGCAGGGGGGATTTTATCTACGCCGAAAATCTTAGCAATTCGAGCAAGATTATTGATAAGACTTTGAGCGATTTTATGCAAAATACTACCGCCACTCAGCGCAAAATCGCAATCGAGGCGGTTTTTGAGCTATTTAATGCGACTAGCCTCGACACCTTCGCGCAAATCCCGCATAACCTGCCACTCGCGGTGCCTCAAATTTTGCAAAAATACAAAACGGTTGCAAAAGATGATAAAAAAATGATAGCAAATATGCTTTTGCAAATCGTCTCTGCTTACCTCGAAAATCTCGCCAAGCACACGAACGATAAAATCAAGGATAAAAGGCAGTCTTATAAAGATAAATTCAAGGGAAAATGGCAAATTTAG
- a CDS encoding ribonucleoside-diphosphate reductase subunit alpha, giving the protein MKVIKRNGRTEELDISKIKKFTGDAVAGLENVSLSELEVDAKIQFRDMITTEEIQQTLIKTAVDKIDIDRPNWTFVAARLFLYDLYHKVSGFTGYQSLQTYFERGESEGRIMLGLKEKYDLDDLDAYIKPERDLQFTYLGIKTLYDRYLIKDRQAKPIELPQHMFMAIAMFLAQNELDSQSWAKKFYDLISKFEVMLATPTLSNARTTRHQLSSCYVGSVPDNIEGIFDSYKEMALLSKFGGGIGWDWCKVRAMGGSIDGHKNAAGGIIPFLKITNDIAVAVDQLGTRKGAIAVYIEPWHMDINDFLDLRKNSGEERRRAHEIFPALWINDLFMKRLANNEKWTLFDPVDVADLCDVWGEEFEQKYIAYENDPNISKSTVLAKELWKKILTSYFETGMPFLCFKDNANRVNPNSHKGLIRSSNLCTEIFQNTQPNHYKTKVIYADGSEELFEENEEVVVNGKITKKAKKITALDTIGGKDIFIVEKGVDEGATAVCNLASLNLSKIHTQEDIKRVVPIAVRMLDNVIELNFYPHAKVKRTNLRSRAIGLGVMGEAQMLAEKGIIWGSYEHFETIDKIMENISYNAIYASSNLALEKGKYPEFEGSKWSQGIFPIDLANENAKKLVGRGGLFEDNSCDWDALRAKVKKDGMRNGYLMAIAPTSSISILVGTTQTIEPVYKRKWFEHNLSGMIPVVVPNLSPDTWQAYVPAYELDQRLLIKAGAIRQKWIDQGQSLNIFITLDKASGKVLNDIYTLAWELGIKSTYYLRSESPSTDDFNSDVADRSIECEGCQ; this is encoded by the coding sequence ATGAAAGTAATTAAACGCAACGGTAGAACCGAAGAACTCGATATTTCAAAAATCAAAAAATTCACTGGGGACGCGGTAGCGGGGCTTGAAAATGTCAGCCTTAGCGAGCTAGAAGTCGATGCGAAAATTCAGTTTCGCGATATGATTACCACAGAGGAAATTCAGCAAACCCTTATCAAAACCGCCGTCGATAAAATCGACATAGACCGCCCAAACTGGACATTTGTGGCAGCGCGACTTTTCCTTTATGATTTGTATCACAAAGTATCTGGCTTCACCGGCTATCAATCGCTTCAAACCTACTTTGAGCGCGGTGAGAGCGAGGGTCGCATCATGCTAGGACTAAAAGAAAAATACGATTTAGACGACCTAGACGCCTACATTAAGCCAGAGCGCGATTTGCAATTTACCTATCTTGGCATTAAAACGCTTTATGATCGCTATCTCATAAAAGACAGGCAAGCAAAACCGATTGAGCTTCCACAGCACATGTTTATGGCGATTGCGATGTTTTTGGCGCAAAATGAGCTAGATAGCCAAAGTTGGGCGAAAAAATTCTACGATTTAATAAGCAAATTTGAAGTCATGTTAGCCACTCCGACACTCTCAAATGCAAGAACTACAAGGCACCAGCTAAGCTCTTGCTATGTTGGTTCTGTGCCTGATAATATCGAAGGGATTTTTGATAGCTACAAAGAAATGGCGCTTTTATCGAAATTCGGTGGCGGTATCGGCTGGGACTGGTGCAAAGTTAGAGCCATGGGCGGTAGTATCGACGGGCACAAAAACGCCGCAGGCGGCATAATACCTTTCTTAAAAATCACAAACGACATAGCCGTTGCGGTCGATCAACTAGGCACCAGAAAAGGCGCAATCGCCGTGTATATCGAGCCGTGGCACATGGATATAAACGACTTTTTGGATTTGCGTAAAAACTCAGGCGAAGAACGCCGCAGAGCGCATGAAATTTTCCCTGCTTTGTGGATAAACGATTTGTTTATGAAACGCCTAGCAAATAACGAAAAATGGACGCTTTTTGACCCTGTCGATGTGGCTGATTTGTGCGATGTATGGGGCGAAGAATTTGAGCAAAAATATATCGCCTACGAAAACGACCCAAATATCAGCAAATCAACCGTTCTAGCAAAAGAGCTTTGGAAAAAAATCCTAACTAGCTATTTTGAGACGGGAATGCCGTTTTTGTGCTTTAAAGATAACGCAAACAGGGTTAATCCAAATTCGCACAAAGGGCTAATTCGAAGCTCGAATTTATGCACCGAAATTTTCCAAAATACACAGCCAAATCACTACAAAACAAAAGTGATTTACGCTGACGGAAGCGAAGAGCTTTTCGAAGAAAATGAAGAAGTCGTCGTAAATGGCAAAATCACCAAAAAAGCCAAAAAAATCACGGCACTTGATACAATTGGCGGCAAAGACATTTTCATCGTCGAAAAGGGCGTAGATGAAGGCGCAACGGCAGTTTGTAATCTCGCAAGTCTGAATTTAAGCAAAATTCACACCCAAGAAGACATAAAACGCGTCGTGCCGATAGCCGTGCGAATGCTAGATAATGTAATTGAGCTAAATTTTTACCCACACGCAAAGGTAAAACGCACGAATTTACGCTCTCGCGCCATAGGCTTAGGCGTAATGGGCGAAGCGCAAATGCTTGCAGAAAAGGGCATTATTTGGGGTAGTTACGAGCATTTTGAAACAATAGATAAAATCATGGAAAACATAAGCTACAACGCCATTTACGCTTCATCAAATTTAGCACTTGAAAAGGGCAAATACCCTGAATTTGAGGGCTCAAAATGGTCGCAAGGAATTTTCCCAATCGATTTAGCAAACGAAAATGCTAAAAAACTGGTCGGTCGTGGGGGGCTTTTTGAAGATAACTCTTGCGACTGGGACGCACTTCGCGCAAAAGTCAAAAAAGACGGCATGAGAAACGGCTATTTAATGGCGATTGCGCCGACTTCATCGATTTCGATTTTAGTAGGCACGACGCAGACTATCGAGCCTGTTTATAAACGAAAATGGTTCGAACACAACCTAAGCGGTATGATTCCTGTGGTCGTGCCAAATCTAAGCCCCGATACTTGGCAAGCCTATGTTCCGGCATACGAGCTAGATCAAAGGCTGCTTATAAAAGCAGGTGCAATCCGCCAAAAATGGATAGATCAAGGTCAAAGCCTAAATATTTTTATCACGCTTGATAAGGCTAGCGGTAAGGTGCTAAATGACATTTATACCCTTGCGTGGGAGCTTGGCATTAAATCGACATATTATCTAAGGAGCGAAAGTCCATCGACAGATGATTTCAACTCCGATGTCGCAGACAGAAGTATCGAGTGCGAAGGTTGCCAATAA
- the purB gene encoding adenylosuccinate lyase produces MVERYARKIMKDKWTQFAKYDAWLKVELAAVKAWNKLGFIPDDDCEKICKNAKFSVERIDEIEKTTKHDVIAFLTSVSESLGEESRFVHYGMTSSDCIDTAVALQIKDSLDLIIADIEALKSAIKNQAMKHKNTLMVGRSHGIHGEPITFGLVLAIWHDEINRALELIKHAYGVISVGQISGAMGNFAHAPLELEELVCQNLGLKPAPASNQVIQRDRYAQVMNALAILASSCEKIAVAIRHYQRTEVYECEEYFAPGQKGSSAMPHKRNPVLSENVTGLCRVLRSMAIPAMENVALWHERDISHSSVERFILPDGFVTADFMLNRLANLIENLVVYPENMMKNLNLTGGLVFSQRVLLELPKKGLSREDAYKIVQRNAMKVWADLQEGKKAIDENGQSLYLQNLLADDDLRKALSEDEIKSCFDYNYYTKNVDKIFARVFG; encoded by the coding sequence ATGGTAGAGCGATACGCACGAAAAATTATGAAAGACAAATGGACGCAGTTTGCCAAATACGACGCTTGGCTAAAAGTCGAACTCGCCGCAGTTAAAGCGTGGAACAAGCTCGGCTTTATCCCGGATGATGATTGCGAAAAAATCTGCAAAAACGCTAAATTTAGCGTCGAACGCATAGACGAAATCGAAAAAACGACAAAGCACGATGTGATTGCGTTTTTAACCAGCGTGAGCGAGAGCTTGGGCGAAGAGAGCAGATTTGTGCATTATGGTATGACAAGTAGCGATTGTATCGATACGGCTGTGGCGTTGCAGATAAAAGATAGCTTGGATTTGATTATCGCTGACATCGAAGCCCTAAAATCAGCAATCAAAAATCAAGCGATGAAACACAAAAATACGCTTATGGTCGGCAGAAGCCATGGAATTCACGGCGAACCGATAACTTTTGGCTTAGTTTTGGCGATTTGGCATGATGAAATTAACCGCGCATTAGAGCTTATAAAACACGCTTATGGCGTCATAAGTGTGGGTCAAATCAGCGGTGCAATGGGAAATTTCGCCCACGCTCCATTAGAACTTGAAGAGCTAGTTTGCCAAAATCTAGGCTTAAAACCAGCTCCGGCGTCAAATCAAGTCATACAAAGAGATCGCTACGCGCAAGTGATGAACGCACTAGCGATTTTGGCTTCAAGCTGCGAGAAAATCGCCGTGGCAATCCGCCACTACCAAAGAACCGAAGTTTATGAGTGCGAAGAGTATTTTGCTCCCGGACAAAAAGGAAGCTCAGCTATGCCACACAAACGAAATCCTGTGCTTAGCGAAAATGTAACGGGGCTTTGCAGGGTTTTGCGAAGTATGGCGATACCTGCTATGGAAAATGTCGCTTTGTGGCACGAAAGAGATATTAGCCATAGTTCGGTTGAGAGATTTATACTGCCTGATGGCTTTGTGACGGCTGATTTTATGTTAAATCGCCTTGCAAATTTGATCGAAAATTTAGTCGTTTATCCTGAAAATATGATGAAAAATCTAAATTTAACGGGCGGACTAGTTTTTTCTCAAAGGGTGCTTTTGGAACTTCCTAAAAAAGGTTTGAGCCGCGAAGATGCCTATAAGATCGTGCAAAGAAATGCGATGAAAGTTTGGGCTGACCTGCAAGAAGGCAAAAAAGCTATCGATGAAAACGGACAAAGTTTGTATTTGCAAAATTTACTCGCCGACGACGACCTAAGAAAAGCTTTGAGTGAAGATGAGATTAAATCTTGCTTTGATTACAATTATTACACAAAAAATGTGGATAAAATTTTCGCTAGGGTGTTTGGGTAA
- a CDS encoding pseudouridine synthase family protein, which translates to MAYEKFSLGEFNGRRIFEILLGLGHDMKGAQRLCDKGRVLDGSGVVMAKNSVANGEIFLIDYKCEPKGVRAIFECEEFGVFDKPSGVLSHPNGRHCKYSLYDEIWSLYGRSAAVVHRLDKETSGVILVSKNLVSLNALKMLFENRAVKKSYFALASGRVEREFVIDEPIGESLETDEVMIKMRICENGKKAITEIYPIEYFSEFNATLIRAVPLTGRQHQIRLHLFHVKHKILGDPLYGTDTATFEAILDEKLSVSERINLTGASRLCLHAANLSFEFNGQIYDIQTKADFKSEFLKALKF; encoded by the coding sequence ATGGCGTATGAGAAATTTAGTTTAGGCGAATTTAACGGACGGCGAATTTTTGAGATTTTGCTGGGTTTGGGACACGATATGAAAGGCGCTCAAAGGCTGTGTGATAAGGGCAGGGTGCTGGACGGCTCTGGCGTGGTAATGGCAAAAAACAGCGTGGCAAATGGCGAAATATTTTTGATAGATTATAAATGTGAGCCAAAGGGAGTGCGCGCGATTTTTGAATGCGAAGAATTTGGGGTTTTTGATAAACCTAGCGGAGTGCTTTCTCACCCAAACGGCAGGCATTGCAAATATTCACTTTATGATGAAATTTGGTCGCTTTATGGTCGCTCTGCGGCGGTCGTGCATAGGCTCGATAAAGAGACAAGCGGCGTGATACTGGTCTCAAAAAATTTGGTTAGTTTAAATGCGTTAAAAATGCTTTTTGAAAATAGGGCGGTGAAAAAATCATATTTTGCTTTGGCGAGCGGGAGAGTGGAGCGAGAATTTGTAATCGATGAGCCAATAGGCGAGAGTTTGGAAACTGACGAAGTAATGATTAAAATGCGAATTTGCGAAAACGGCAAAAAAGCGATAACTGAGATTTATCCGATAGAATATTTTAGCGAATTTAATGCGACTTTGATTCGAGCCGTGCCGCTGACGGGAAGACAGCACCAAATTCGTTTGCATTTGTTTCATGTGAAACACAAAATTTTAGGGGACCCGCTTTACGGCACAGACACGGCGACTTTTGAAGCGATTTTGGACGAGAAATTAAGCGTGAGTGAGCGGATAAATTTAACAGGCGCTTCTAGGCTTTGTCTGCATGCGGCAAATTTGAGTTTTGAATTTAACGGACAAATTTACGATATTCAAACGAAGGCTGATTTTAAAAGCGAGTTTTTGAAAGCGTTAAAATTTTGA